A section of the Malus sylvestris chromosome 17, drMalSylv7.2, whole genome shotgun sequence genome encodes:
- the LOC126611615 gene encoding uncharacterized protein LOC126611615 isoform X14 → MAVDVAEFQWRKFLSSLRDAESELSGSISITYFRTIKNLISSFKSIKNRAREIDIMPRSPYDYSEIIDFLYKLNDVLAECRIFAKECKELNKKLLLFNPFGFYFIQKMNNRLDGLRKELESLGDARGLDNDVGDCWAEEVEPPPCPVVDGFDEQVVYGFDELAEKVEDLLCREGSTGNGFTTIGVVGIAGVGKTTLVHKVLKRERVKGKFNPIIWLPFSGMREEEEQFSRFSFETCILDHLGKTLDGRIVDLGKILERLNQLFSGKRYLIVLDDVQRRHINIEDRLWRGLPKGSGGAVIVTSRLTEVARKVVEKRDLIYVEPLDKEICWSIFEETMENNKEVLNISLHKTLSKIENEIKDQCHGLPLAAKALAGIIPEQIREIESKRFLKQMYIPDELLKHDLVGEPSVDIPSCPVLVFVDIKDEKLGVQLYNEFCYRLNKKQVLAVLEEDSDSKGPIKVEDPESVLKEVYGALHKSKKFEFADYIQKRMRIIIVGGDDVVNRILGVICDLKLPESPSIVPISHGTENNIPLSFGWKVPKVDRQSVTSFLDQVQAAQQIKTDSWHILIKMKSIQSSTDLKEIPHFFHVFRPVRKGATETEVHKGDTETEVHKGDTETEVHKGDTETEVHKGDTETAVHKGATETEVHKGARETEVHKGDTETEVDEGDTETKVHKGATETEVHKGATETEVHKGATETKVHKGATETEDNLELSGGFWSYFSLGVDAPRSCGGYWSTARSLKSLVNVEVIRHGRLEPLKIPSGIKSIVCLNLPSDLGGSSNMNKDRKNMKPSVINDGQLEIVGLKEVLLAQNERIYLDQVQEIRFEFKGAAESVKMRIDGSPLKQLPPGIIDIKISRHSQVNILGNGDCAAKRGFSDSSEPRASGTDDSSNAKDKSTEESSNAKDKSTEASSSAKDKSTEESSSAKDKSTEASSNAQDSYKGRKKFGSADTFKYSETEDNSNAKDKSTEESSNAQDSSKAHKKFGSAGTFKMP, encoded by the exons ATGGCAGTGGACGTTGCAGAATTTCAATGGAGAAAGTTCTTGAGCTCGCTTCGAGACGCCGAGTCGGAATTATCAGGTTCAATTTCCATCACCTACTTCAGAACAATAAAAAATCTCATCTCTTCCTTCAAGTCGATCAAAAATCGGGCCAGAGAGATAGATATAATGCCCCGCAGTCCTTACGACTACTCTGAAATCATCGATTTTCTCTACAAACTCAACGACGTTTTGGCCGAGTGCCGAATCTTCGCAAAGGAATGCAAGGAGCTCAACAAGAAGCTCTTACTCTTCAACCCTTTTGGATTTTACTTCATCCAGAAGATGAATAATAGACTGGATGGATTGAGGAAGGAGCTGGAGAGTTTGGGGGACGCCCGGGGGCTGGACAATGACGTCGGAGATTGTTGGGCGGAGGAGGTGGAACCGCCACCTTGTCCAGTCGTTGATGGGTTTGATGAGCAGGTTGTTTATGGGTTTGATGAGCTGGCAGAAAAAGTTGAGGACTTGCTGTGTAGGGAGGGCTCTACCGGAAATGGGTTTACGACAATTGGGGTGGTGGGGATTGCTGGTGTGGGTAAGACCACCCTGGTGCACAAGGTTTTGAAAAGGGAGAGAGTAAAGGGTAAGTTTAATCCTATAATTTGGTTACCCTTTTCGGGTATGAGGGAAGAGGAAGAACAGTTTAGTAGGTTTAGCTTTGAGACGTGCATTCTCGATCATTTGGGCAAAACTCTGGATGGGAGGATTGTTGACCTTGGTAAGATCTTGGAAAGGCTCAACCAACTGTTTTCTGGTAAGAGGTATCTGATTGTGTTGGATGATGTGCAGCGGCGCCACATTAACATTGAGGATCGCTTATGGCGCGGATTGCCTAAGGGTAGCGGTGGTGCGGTCATTGTCACTAGTAGGTTAACAGAAGTGGCTCGAAAGGTGGTGGAAAAAAGGGACTTGATTTATGTTGAGCCTTTGGACAAAGAAATTTGCTGGAGCATATTTGAGGAGACTATGGAGAATAACAAAGAAGTTTTAAACATTTCACTTCACAAAACTTTGAGTAAGATTGAGAATGAAATTAAGGATCAATGTCATGGCCTTCCATTGGCTGCTAAGGCGCTTGCAGGAATCATTCCGGAGCAGATTCGTGAGATTGA GTCCAAACGTTTCTTGAAGCAGATGTATATACCTGACGAATTGCTTAAACATGATTTGGTTGGTGAACCTTCTGTCGATATACCAAGCTGCCCAGTTTTAGTGTTTGTTGATATAAAAGATGAAAAACTTGGAGTACAACTCTATAACGAATTTTGCTACCGTCTTAATAAAAAGCAG GTCCTTGCTGTGCTGGAAGAGGACTCTGATTCTAAGGGACCAATAAAGGTAGAGGATCCTGAGAGCGTGCTAAAGGAGGTTTATGGTGCTCTACATAAGAGTAAAAAATTTGAGTTTGCTGATTATATTCAAAAGAGGATGAGAATTATA ATTGTTGGTGGGGATGACGTGGTTAACCGGATTCTTGGAGTTATTTGTGATTTGAAATTACCAGAGTCGCCCTCCATTGTGCCGATATCACATGGGACTGAAAATAACATCCCACTTTCGTTTGGATGG AAGGTGCCTAAAGTTGATCGTCAATCAGTGACATCATTCCTGGATCAAGTACAAGCGGCACAACAGATAAAAACTGACAG CTGGCATATTCTCATTAAGATGAAATCTATTCAAAGTTCTACAGATCTTAAAGAAATACCACACTTTTTTCATGTATTTCGTCCTGTTCGCAAAGGGGCTACAGAAACTGAGGTTCACAAAGGGGATACAGAAACTGAG GTTCACAAAGGGGATACAGAGACTGAGGTTCACAAAGGGGACACAGAAACTGAGGTTCACAAAGGGGATACAGAAACTGCGGTTCACAAAGGGGCTACTGAAACTGAGGTTCACAAAGGGGCGAGAGAAACTGAGGTTCACAAAGGGGATACAGAAACTGAGGTTGACGAAGGGGATACAGAAACAAAGGTTCACAAAGGGGCGACAGAAACTGAGGTTCACAAAGGGGCTACAGAAACTGAGGTTCATAAAGGGGCTACAGAAACTAAGGTTCACAAGGGGGCTACGGAAACTGAG GATAATCTGGAATTATCAGGAGGATTCTGGAGCTATTTCAGCTTGG GAGTTGATGCTCCAAGATCGTGCGGAGGTTACTGGTCTACTGCAAG GTCCTTAAAATCACTTGTAAACGTTGAGGTTATAAGGCATGGTCGTTTGGAACCACTTAAAATTCCTAGCGG AATCAAGTCAATTGTTTGTCTTAACTTGCCAAGCGATCTTGGGGGATCATCCAATATGAACAAAGATCGAAAA AACATGAAGCCGTCTGTCATAAATGATGGACAGCTTGAAATTGTCGGTTTGAAAGAAGTTTTGCTGGCTCAGAACGAACGTATTTATCTTGATCAG GTACAAGAAATTCGTTTTGAGTTTAAGGGTGCTGCAGAATCTGTAAAGATGAGGATTGATGGATCGCCATTGAAACAACTACCACCTGGGATTATAGATATTAAAATCTCTAGACACTCTCAAGTCAACATTCTTGGCAACGGAGATTGCGCGGCAAAAAGAGGTTTCTCTGACTCATCGGAACCCCGTGCTTCTGGAACCGATGATAGTAGCAATGCGAAAGATAAGTCAACTGAGGAAAGTAGCAATGCGAAAGATAAGTCAACTGAGGCAAGTAGCAGTGCGAAAGATAAGTCAACTGAGGAAAGTAGCAGTGCGAAAGATAAGTCAACTGAGGCAAGTAGCAATGCTCAAGATAGCTATAAAGGACGTAAGAAGTTTGGTTCAGCGGACACTTTCAAATACTCTGAAACCGAGGATAATAGCAATGCGAAAGATAAGTCAACTGAGGAAAGTAGCAATGCTCAAGATAGCTCCAAAGCACATAAGAAGTTTGGTTCCGCAGGCACTTTCAAAATGCCGTAA
- the LOC126611615 gene encoding uncharacterized protein LOC126611615 isoform X8 — MAVDVAEFQWRKFLSSLRDAESELSGSISITYFRTIKNLISSFKSIKNRAREIDIMPRSPYDYSEIIDFLYKLNDVLAECRIFAKECKELNKKLLLFNPFGFYFIQKMNNRLDGLRKELESLGDARGLDNDVGDCWAEEVEPPPCPVVDGFDEQVVYGFDELAEKVEDLLCREGSTGNGFTTIGVVGIAGVGKTTLVHKVLKRERVKGKFNPIIWLPFSGMREEEEQFSRFSFETCILDHLGKTLDGRIVDLGKILERLNQLFSGKRYLIVLDDVQRRHINIEDRLWRGLPKGSGGAVIVTSRLTEVARKVVEKRDLIYVEPLDKEICWSIFEETMENNKEVLNISLHKTLSKIENEIKDQCHGLPLAAKALAGIIPEQIREIESKRFLKQMYIPDELLKHDLVGEPSVDIPSCPVLVFVDIKDEKLGVQLYNEFCYRLNKKQVLAVLEEDSDSKGPIKVEDPESVLKEVYGALHKSKKFEFADYIQKRMRIIIVGGDDVVNRILGVICDLKLPESPSIVPISHGTENNIPLSFGWKVPKVDRQSVTSFLDQVQAAQQIKTDSWHILIKMKSIQSSTDLKEIPHFFHVFRPVRKGATETEVHKGDTETEVHKGARETEVHKGDTETEVHKGDTETEVHKGDTETAVHKGATETEVHKGARETEVHKGDTETEVDEGDTETKVHKGATETEVHKGATETEVHKGATETKVHKGATETEDNLELSGGFWSYFSLGVDAPRSCGGYWSTARSLKSLVNVEVIRHGRLEPLKIPSGIKSIVCLNLPSDLGGSSNMNKDRKNMKPSVINDGQLEIVGLKEVLLAQNERIYLDQVQEIRFEFKGAAESVKMRIDGSPLKQLPPGIIDIKISRHSQVNILGNGDCAAKRGFSDSSEPRASGTDDSSNAKDKSTEESSNAKDKSTEASSSAKDKSTEESSSAKDKSTEASSNAQDSYKGRKKFGSADTFKYSETEDNSNAKDKSTEESSNAQDSSKAHKKFGSAGTFKMP, encoded by the exons ATGGCAGTGGACGTTGCAGAATTTCAATGGAGAAAGTTCTTGAGCTCGCTTCGAGACGCCGAGTCGGAATTATCAGGTTCAATTTCCATCACCTACTTCAGAACAATAAAAAATCTCATCTCTTCCTTCAAGTCGATCAAAAATCGGGCCAGAGAGATAGATATAATGCCCCGCAGTCCTTACGACTACTCTGAAATCATCGATTTTCTCTACAAACTCAACGACGTTTTGGCCGAGTGCCGAATCTTCGCAAAGGAATGCAAGGAGCTCAACAAGAAGCTCTTACTCTTCAACCCTTTTGGATTTTACTTCATCCAGAAGATGAATAATAGACTGGATGGATTGAGGAAGGAGCTGGAGAGTTTGGGGGACGCCCGGGGGCTGGACAATGACGTCGGAGATTGTTGGGCGGAGGAGGTGGAACCGCCACCTTGTCCAGTCGTTGATGGGTTTGATGAGCAGGTTGTTTATGGGTTTGATGAGCTGGCAGAAAAAGTTGAGGACTTGCTGTGTAGGGAGGGCTCTACCGGAAATGGGTTTACGACAATTGGGGTGGTGGGGATTGCTGGTGTGGGTAAGACCACCCTGGTGCACAAGGTTTTGAAAAGGGAGAGAGTAAAGGGTAAGTTTAATCCTATAATTTGGTTACCCTTTTCGGGTATGAGGGAAGAGGAAGAACAGTTTAGTAGGTTTAGCTTTGAGACGTGCATTCTCGATCATTTGGGCAAAACTCTGGATGGGAGGATTGTTGACCTTGGTAAGATCTTGGAAAGGCTCAACCAACTGTTTTCTGGTAAGAGGTATCTGATTGTGTTGGATGATGTGCAGCGGCGCCACATTAACATTGAGGATCGCTTATGGCGCGGATTGCCTAAGGGTAGCGGTGGTGCGGTCATTGTCACTAGTAGGTTAACAGAAGTGGCTCGAAAGGTGGTGGAAAAAAGGGACTTGATTTATGTTGAGCCTTTGGACAAAGAAATTTGCTGGAGCATATTTGAGGAGACTATGGAGAATAACAAAGAAGTTTTAAACATTTCACTTCACAAAACTTTGAGTAAGATTGAGAATGAAATTAAGGATCAATGTCATGGCCTTCCATTGGCTGCTAAGGCGCTTGCAGGAATCATTCCGGAGCAGATTCGTGAGATTGA GTCCAAACGTTTCTTGAAGCAGATGTATATACCTGACGAATTGCTTAAACATGATTTGGTTGGTGAACCTTCTGTCGATATACCAAGCTGCCCAGTTTTAGTGTTTGTTGATATAAAAGATGAAAAACTTGGAGTACAACTCTATAACGAATTTTGCTACCGTCTTAATAAAAAGCAG GTCCTTGCTGTGCTGGAAGAGGACTCTGATTCTAAGGGACCAATAAAGGTAGAGGATCCTGAGAGCGTGCTAAAGGAGGTTTATGGTGCTCTACATAAGAGTAAAAAATTTGAGTTTGCTGATTATATTCAAAAGAGGATGAGAATTATA ATTGTTGGTGGGGATGACGTGGTTAACCGGATTCTTGGAGTTATTTGTGATTTGAAATTACCAGAGTCGCCCTCCATTGTGCCGATATCACATGGGACTGAAAATAACATCCCACTTTCGTTTGGATGG AAGGTGCCTAAAGTTGATCGTCAATCAGTGACATCATTCCTGGATCAAGTACAAGCGGCACAACAGATAAAAACTGACAG CTGGCATATTCTCATTAAGATGAAATCTATTCAAAGTTCTACAGATCTTAAAGAAATACCACACTTTTTTCATGTATTTCGTCCTGTTCGCAAAGGGGCTACAGAAACTGAGGTTCACAAAGGGGATACAGAAACTGAG GTTCACAAAGGGGCGAGAGAAACTGAGGTTCACAAAGGGGATACAGAGACTGAGGTTCACAAAGGGGACACAGAAACTGAGGTTCACAAAGGGGATACAGAAACTGCGGTTCACAAAGGGGCTACTGAAACTGAGGTTCACAAAGGGGCGAGAGAAACTGAGGTTCACAAAGGGGATACAGAAACTGAGGTTGACGAAGGGGATACAGAAACAAAGGTTCACAAAGGGGCGACAGAAACTGAGGTTCACAAAGGGGCTACAGAAACTGAGGTTCATAAAGGGGCTACAGAAACTAAGGTTCACAAGGGGGCTACGGAAACTGAG GATAATCTGGAATTATCAGGAGGATTCTGGAGCTATTTCAGCTTGG GAGTTGATGCTCCAAGATCGTGCGGAGGTTACTGGTCTACTGCAAG GTCCTTAAAATCACTTGTAAACGTTGAGGTTATAAGGCATGGTCGTTTGGAACCACTTAAAATTCCTAGCGG AATCAAGTCAATTGTTTGTCTTAACTTGCCAAGCGATCTTGGGGGATCATCCAATATGAACAAAGATCGAAAA AACATGAAGCCGTCTGTCATAAATGATGGACAGCTTGAAATTGTCGGTTTGAAAGAAGTTTTGCTGGCTCAGAACGAACGTATTTATCTTGATCAG GTACAAGAAATTCGTTTTGAGTTTAAGGGTGCTGCAGAATCTGTAAAGATGAGGATTGATGGATCGCCATTGAAACAACTACCACCTGGGATTATAGATATTAAAATCTCTAGACACTCTCAAGTCAACATTCTTGGCAACGGAGATTGCGCGGCAAAAAGAGGTTTCTCTGACTCATCGGAACCCCGTGCTTCTGGAACCGATGATAGTAGCAATGCGAAAGATAAGTCAACTGAGGAAAGTAGCAATGCGAAAGATAAGTCAACTGAGGCAAGTAGCAGTGCGAAAGATAAGTCAACTGAGGAAAGTAGCAGTGCGAAAGATAAGTCAACTGAGGCAAGTAGCAATGCTCAAGATAGCTATAAAGGACGTAAGAAGTTTGGTTCAGCGGACACTTTCAAATACTCTGAAACCGAGGATAATAGCAATGCGAAAGATAAGTCAACTGAGGAAAGTAGCAATGCTCAAGATAGCTCCAAAGCACATAAGAAGTTTGGTTCCGCAGGCACTTTCAAAATGCCGTAA
- the LOC126611615 gene encoding uncharacterized protein LOC126611615 isoform X11 has translation MAVDVAEFQWRKFLSSLRDAESELSGSISITYFRTIKNLISSFKSIKNRAREIDIMPRSPYDYSEIIDFLYKLNDVLAECRIFAKECKELNKKLLLFNPFGFYFIQKMNNRLDGLRKELESLGDARGLDNDVGDCWAEEVEPPPCPVVDGFDEQVVYGFDELAEKVEDLLCREGSTGNGFTTIGVVGIAGVGKTTLVHKVLKRERVKGKFNPIIWLPFSGMREEEEQFSRFSFETCILDHLGKTLDGRIVDLGKILERLNQLFSGKRYLIVLDDVQRRHINIEDRLWRGLPKGSGGAVIVTSRLTEVARKVVEKRDLIYVEPLDKEICWSIFEETMENNKEVLNISLHKTLSKIENEIKDQCHGLPLAAKALAGIIPEQIREIESKRFLKQMYIPDELLKHDLVGEPSVDIPSCPVLVFVDIKDEKLGVQLYNEFCYRLNKKQVLAVLEEDSDSKGPIKVEDPESVLKEVYGALHKSKKFEFADYIQKRMRIIIVGGDDVVNRILGVICDLKLPESPSIVPISHGTENNIPLSFGWKVPKVDRQSVTSFLDQVQAAQQIKTDSWHILIKMKSIQSSTDLKEIPHFFHVFRPVRKGATETEVHKGDTETEVHKGDTETEVHKGDTETEVHKGATETEVHKGARETEVHKGDTETEVHKGDTETEVHKGDTETAVDEGDTETKVHKGATETEVHKGATETEVHKGATETKVHKGATETEDNLELSGGFWSYFSLGVDAPRSCGGYWSTARSLKSLVNVEVIRHGRLEPLKIPSGIKSIVCLNLPSDLGGSSNMNKDRKNMKPSVINDGQLEIVGLKEVLLAQNERIYLDQVQEIRFEFKGAAESVKMRIDGSPLKQLPPGIIDIKISRHSQVNILGNGDCAAKRGFSDSSEPRASGTDDSSNAKDKSTEESSNAKDKSTEASSSAKDKSTEESSSAKDKSTEASSNAQDSYKGRKKFGSADTFKYSETEDNSNAKDKSTEESSNAQDSSKAHKKFGSAGTFKMP, from the exons ATGGCAGTGGACGTTGCAGAATTTCAATGGAGAAAGTTCTTGAGCTCGCTTCGAGACGCCGAGTCGGAATTATCAGGTTCAATTTCCATCACCTACTTCAGAACAATAAAAAATCTCATCTCTTCCTTCAAGTCGATCAAAAATCGGGCCAGAGAGATAGATATAATGCCCCGCAGTCCTTACGACTACTCTGAAATCATCGATTTTCTCTACAAACTCAACGACGTTTTGGCCGAGTGCCGAATCTTCGCAAAGGAATGCAAGGAGCTCAACAAGAAGCTCTTACTCTTCAACCCTTTTGGATTTTACTTCATCCAGAAGATGAATAATAGACTGGATGGATTGAGGAAGGAGCTGGAGAGTTTGGGGGACGCCCGGGGGCTGGACAATGACGTCGGAGATTGTTGGGCGGAGGAGGTGGAACCGCCACCTTGTCCAGTCGTTGATGGGTTTGATGAGCAGGTTGTTTATGGGTTTGATGAGCTGGCAGAAAAAGTTGAGGACTTGCTGTGTAGGGAGGGCTCTACCGGAAATGGGTTTACGACAATTGGGGTGGTGGGGATTGCTGGTGTGGGTAAGACCACCCTGGTGCACAAGGTTTTGAAAAGGGAGAGAGTAAAGGGTAAGTTTAATCCTATAATTTGGTTACCCTTTTCGGGTATGAGGGAAGAGGAAGAACAGTTTAGTAGGTTTAGCTTTGAGACGTGCATTCTCGATCATTTGGGCAAAACTCTGGATGGGAGGATTGTTGACCTTGGTAAGATCTTGGAAAGGCTCAACCAACTGTTTTCTGGTAAGAGGTATCTGATTGTGTTGGATGATGTGCAGCGGCGCCACATTAACATTGAGGATCGCTTATGGCGCGGATTGCCTAAGGGTAGCGGTGGTGCGGTCATTGTCACTAGTAGGTTAACAGAAGTGGCTCGAAAGGTGGTGGAAAAAAGGGACTTGATTTATGTTGAGCCTTTGGACAAAGAAATTTGCTGGAGCATATTTGAGGAGACTATGGAGAATAACAAAGAAGTTTTAAACATTTCACTTCACAAAACTTTGAGTAAGATTGAGAATGAAATTAAGGATCAATGTCATGGCCTTCCATTGGCTGCTAAGGCGCTTGCAGGAATCATTCCGGAGCAGATTCGTGAGATTGA GTCCAAACGTTTCTTGAAGCAGATGTATATACCTGACGAATTGCTTAAACATGATTTGGTTGGTGAACCTTCTGTCGATATACCAAGCTGCCCAGTTTTAGTGTTTGTTGATATAAAAGATGAAAAACTTGGAGTACAACTCTATAACGAATTTTGCTACCGTCTTAATAAAAAGCAG GTCCTTGCTGTGCTGGAAGAGGACTCTGATTCTAAGGGACCAATAAAGGTAGAGGATCCTGAGAGCGTGCTAAAGGAGGTTTATGGTGCTCTACATAAGAGTAAAAAATTTGAGTTTGCTGATTATATTCAAAAGAGGATGAGAATTATA ATTGTTGGTGGGGATGACGTGGTTAACCGGATTCTTGGAGTTATTTGTGATTTGAAATTACCAGAGTCGCCCTCCATTGTGCCGATATCACATGGGACTGAAAATAACATCCCACTTTCGTTTGGATGG AAGGTGCCTAAAGTTGATCGTCAATCAGTGACATCATTCCTGGATCAAGTACAAGCGGCACAACAGATAAAAACTGACAG CTGGCATATTCTCATTAAGATGAAATCTATTCAAAGTTCTACAGATCTTAAAGAAATACCACACTTTTTTCATGTATTTCGTCCTGTTCGCAAAGGGGCTACAGAAACTGAGGTTCACAAAGGGGATACAGAAACTGAGGTTCACAAAGGGGATACAGAAACTGAGGTTCACAAAGGGGATACAGAAACTGAGGTTCACAAAGGGGCTACTGAAACTGAGGTTCACAAAGGGGCGAGAGAAACTGAGGTTCACAAAGGGGATACAGAGACTGAGGTTCACAAAGGGGACACAGAAACTGAGGTTCACAAAGGGGATACAGAAACTGCG GTTGACGAAGGGGATACAGAAACAAAGGTTCACAAAGGGGCGACAGAAACTGAGGTTCACAAAGGGGCTACAGAAACTGAGGTTCATAAAGGGGCTACAGAAACTAAGGTTCACAAGGGGGCTACGGAAACTGAG GATAATCTGGAATTATCAGGAGGATTCTGGAGCTATTTCAGCTTGG GAGTTGATGCTCCAAGATCGTGCGGAGGTTACTGGTCTACTGCAAG GTCCTTAAAATCACTTGTAAACGTTGAGGTTATAAGGCATGGTCGTTTGGAACCACTTAAAATTCCTAGCGG AATCAAGTCAATTGTTTGTCTTAACTTGCCAAGCGATCTTGGGGGATCATCCAATATGAACAAAGATCGAAAA AACATGAAGCCGTCTGTCATAAATGATGGACAGCTTGAAATTGTCGGTTTGAAAGAAGTTTTGCTGGCTCAGAACGAACGTATTTATCTTGATCAG GTACAAGAAATTCGTTTTGAGTTTAAGGGTGCTGCAGAATCTGTAAAGATGAGGATTGATGGATCGCCATTGAAACAACTACCACCTGGGATTATAGATATTAAAATCTCTAGACACTCTCAAGTCAACATTCTTGGCAACGGAGATTGCGCGGCAAAAAGAGGTTTCTCTGACTCATCGGAACCCCGTGCTTCTGGAACCGATGATAGTAGCAATGCGAAAGATAAGTCAACTGAGGAAAGTAGCAATGCGAAAGATAAGTCAACTGAGGCAAGTAGCAGTGCGAAAGATAAGTCAACTGAGGAAAGTAGCAGTGCGAAAGATAAGTCAACTGAGGCAAGTAGCAATGCTCAAGATAGCTATAAAGGACGTAAGAAGTTTGGTTCAGCGGACACTTTCAAATACTCTGAAACCGAGGATAATAGCAATGCGAAAGATAAGTCAACTGAGGAAAGTAGCAATGCTCAAGATAGCTCCAAAGCACATAAGAAGTTTGGTTCCGCAGGCACTTTCAAAATGCCGTAA